One region of Peribacillus simplex genomic DNA includes:
- a CDS encoding DUF2768 domain-containing protein — MTPALQKMWISFIAMGFMVISIFLIYISRYKLKGFWRGLTAIIAYILMILAGLIILIVVLSGPTT, encoded by the coding sequence ATGACACCTGCTCTGCAAAAAATGTGGATATCCTTTATAGCTATGGGCTTTATGGTTATCTCTATATTTCTAATCTACATAAGCCGTTATAAATTAAAAGGTTTTTGGAGAGGCTTGACAGCAATTATCGCATACATACTTATGATTCTAGCCGGCTTGATCATCCTTATCGTTGTTCT